The genomic region ATCATTAGACCTTTCAGACAAGTCTCCTTACATTACATATTCACATCATAATGTGTCTTTTACAACTGACGAGACCAGAATAAATACCTGTTATTAGTTAAGAACTGTATGGTTAAAATAATATTTGATTGGTGCTTGATGGCAAAGGGAATTACTTGCAATTGCTGTGTTAACACGCTAATTGAACATTTTACTATGGATAAGTAGTTATTGACATTTCAGTGACTCACCATCGTTGCACATTTATTGGAAGTCAATTATTGCGCCGTTGATAACTTAATGTGGATTTATAGGTGTTGCAATGGGCGTATAAAAGATTTATTAGACAATAAATTTAACCCTTTTGTGCatattttttagttgattcagttgGCGGATTAGAAAAAGTAATTAAACTGAGAGCAGCTTAACACAAGATTTATTACGCTATTGGTTATTATTAAATATACGACTTCAAAAAAAAGGGATAACATCTTATAAATTTTCTATCAAGCTTTTTTCTTCTCTATATTTTCTATATATTATTTAGTAACAGAAGGTGAAAATGAGCTATTCATTTTTTCGGATTGCATAAATTTTCTGAATATTGGTATACCCATGTTCATTTGTCCCCAGGCTTCAAAAGTTATATTGTCTTGATATAGCTTTTTTAGTATATGGGGGTATAAATTACCCTTTTGTGAAAAAAAGTCAGAAATTCCTATTTTATACTTTAAATATGCTGGATAAAGTTGCTTTTAAGTTTTCTATTTTAATTGCTTACTACCCTTAAAATCCCTAAAATCACATCCATCCATAGCTGTAAAAATGCAAAGGAAAAAGTCTAAATATTTCTTTAATTATCCATTAAGTACATTAAAAACATGGAAACCTTGACAAGTACCccttttgataaattaaaaaaaaaactaggCTATTACTAAAGCTTGAGATGTTTTACTGGtaatacacgagcgggacaccctcaaaaaagcgcttagttttcgagatactgaccacggaggggtcaatggctaattttattcatactttatattttcgagggcgctgaaaacgaaaatgaagtttattttgaattttatctgggagaacattgtcaaaatcgcaattttaacctaaaaataaaaaaaaataaaatcacgtttttttttgtttacctCGCTACAAATCTGTTcgattttaacatttttttctgaaatttttacagtatatggCTCTAACATTTCTaaagacaacggtacctgcttTATGCTTTTAgtcttatcctgataaaggttatgaatttttcaaaggaaaaggtggggatttgtgcattgcaaagtttaaacGCAAAAGTTGTGTAACGAAGTATAAAATTTAGCTTcctaatcacgtttatgttaaagtagagggtacgaagaagttttctggtaaggtttatatcaaaatgtttaatagaaaaaaaatagtgcaacgtttaatgtcgacattagaagtccccaatataacgcttatttttcgagatactgaccatggctggtgaatggctaattctggtcttagattatgtttttgaccgtgacaaaaacgaaaatgaaatttattttaaattttaggtgggggaatattgtcaaaattgcaattgtaccctaaaaataaaaaaaattaaatcacgtttttttgcgtttagctcgctacaactcgggcttgttttaatatttttttctaaagttctTACAAAATATATCGCTCATATTTTTGATaacaatggtttctgctttaagcttttagtcttattctagtaaaagttatgaatcttttaaagtacaaggtgaaGATTCGTGAATTTCAAAGTTTAAtagcaaaatttgactgacacaatttgaaatatagattttaagtcaaaatcaaaaataaaatatgagtacaaagaagttttctggaaagttttggatcaaaatattttatataaaacaaatggTGCAGCGTTTAACATTTACGTTATAAATCTCCAAAATAACGcaaatttttcgagatactgatcattggtggtgaatggcaaattttggtcttactttatgtttttgatggtgctgaaaacgaaaatacttctttgaactctatggtttaacatgaacgaaatcaaatagataaattttaaattttgtcactttatttttgcgatttaactctgcaattcacgaatctgtaccttttatttttaaaaattcataacttttataaaaaaaaagactgaaagactacagttactttcattgtctttgcaaaggtAAGAAATGTATGCTGcagaaatttagaaaaaaaatattaaaatggaacagagttgtagtgagttaaacgtaaaaattcgtgacttcactttttttttatttttaggttaaaattgcgattttgacaatgtttcctcacataaaattcaaaataaaccactttttcattgtcagcaccatcgaaaacatgaaataagaccaaaattagccattcacctcccatggtcagtatctcgaaaaataagtgttattttgggaatgtataacgtctatatttattaaaagttcgcaattttttttctaataaacatttGTAACTGAATcttttcagaaaacttctttctactctattttttaacataaacgtgattaataatataaatttttaattttgcctctcaacttttgcgattgaaactttgcaattcacgaatctgcatcttgtactttaaaaaattcataacttttagtagaataagactaaaatcttaaaacagataccgttgtcttcaaaaagTTAGCAACATGtagtgtacaaaccttagaaaaaaatattaaaatcgacccgagttgtagcgagttaaacgcaaaaaatcgtgatttcacttttttctatttttatgataaaattgcgattttgacaatattccccacctaaaatttaaaataaatttcattttcgttttcagcgccGTCATAAACATAATGTAAGACCAAAACTAGCCATTCACCACCCGTGGTCAGTacctcgagaaataagctttatTTTGGGGGTGTATAacgtcgacattaaaagttgcaccatttttttttttctataaaacatttttatctaaAACTCACAAAAAAGTTCTTTGTGCTCTATATTTTAACAAGAACGTGATTATAAAGCTAAATGTCAAATGTTGTCACTAAAGTTTTGCGATAAAACTTTGCAAACCACAAATGTGCACATTTTTCTTTAAAACATTTATAACTTTTATCAGAATAAGACGGAAGGCTTGAAATAGGTCCCATAATCTTCAGAAAAGTGAGAAATGTATgctataaaaattttagaaaaaaatattaaaaccgaacagttgtagtgagttaaacgcaaaaaacgtgatttcttttgtttttaattttaggataaaattgcgtttttgacaatgttcccccacttaaaattcaacataaacctcattttcgttttcagcaccatgaAAACCAAAAACATAAGGTATGATGAAAGTCAACCATttaccacaccgtggtcagtatgaTGTCAATTTGGGGCTGCCTGCCTCTGGCTCGCCTATTACTACATGTAAAACATGTACTATTGGAATAGTGCGAGAAGTTCAATCACCAATCAACACTCTTAAAgatattttaaattcaaataacGCTATAGATAACCTACTTTTGTTTTTAAAAGACTTTAATTTACTAAGTAAAATGTAATTAGCTGTTACCGCTCCTCTAATTAGCATATAAGGTTAAAGCGGGTTttggtaaataaaaaaaatgttttaaagccTGAACCCGATTTTGGCAAtacatacagggtgtaacaaaaatacaggtcataaattttaatcacatattctgggaccaaaaataattcgattgaacctaacttaccttagtacaaatgtgcacataaaaaaagttacagcccttttaaattacaaaatgaaaatcgattttttcgaatgtatcaAAAActtttggagattttttattgaaaatggacatgtggcattcttatggcactagcatcttaagaaaaaattatagtgaaatttggacaccccataaaaattttatgggggttttgttcttttaaaccccccaaacttttgtgtacgttccaattaaattattattgtagtaccattagttaaacacaatatttttaaaacttttttgcctcttaatactttttcgaaaagtcagtttttatcgagatatttcgaatatttatcaaatccaccacatatttgtatatggttaagtacgattatggagactgtaataatatgaacatttttatatatgatttacatttttagggatattttgaaccatactaaaaaagaagtcacatctcgataaaaggtgccttttcgaaaaaaaaaaaaaaaaaaaaaagaggcaaaaaagttttaaaaacagtgtgtttaactaatggtaccgcagtaatattttaattggaacgtacacaaacatttggggggtttaaaagaacaaagccccccataaaatttttatgtaaacatattgaaaaataagcctcaactcgataaaaactgccttatcgaaaaaatactaagatgcaaaaaagttttaataatattgaatttaactaatggcaccaaaataataatttaattgagacgtacacaaaagtttgggggggtttaagggagcaaaatccccataaaatttgtatggggtgcacaaatttcactataatttttctttaagattttcctgctataaaaatgccacatgtccattttcaataaaaaatctccaatagttttcgatatattcgaaaaaatcgattttcattttgtaaattcaaagggctgtaactttttttatgtgcatatttgtactaaggtaagttagattcattCGAACTTTTCTTGGTCCCAGAAtaagtgatttaatttatgacctgtattttcgttacatcctgtataaatattttgtaTCTCAAACACTGCACGCTATTtaatcttttaaaattatttatattattactgaaatccccatcaaacaatatttttataattaaaaatatatttttttttatttagctaatgcctctacaactaatggccattggcatggtaggtacggtaaatttttgcagttaggtacctagggccacatgtagtgtgtgtgttgagtaagtgtctttttactttgcaaagtcgacgtcattggctttgcaaagagacgctaattgtattcgaacgtctgcggtccctccggtgagtaccgatcccacaaggacagaaactctttttcatttattagtttataataaacgaaaaatcccTGACCCTGGTGACATTCGAACTCACGACTATTCggactttcgatccaaaggtaggcgctcttaacactgagccacagagggggttaaaaatattatttttattcaatgttAGTTGGTAAAAAAGAATGTTAGGCATAAAACAcgaacttgttttttttttctctgattttggctttggtttagaactagaacctttagccacgtaattgtataacttatcactaagtcaggggagtaatatgtagtgtgtgtgttgagtaagtgtcttgttactttgcaaagtcgacgtcattgtctttgcaacgagacgctaattgtttccgaacgtctgcggtccctccggtgagtaccgatcccacaaggacagaaactatttttcatttattaatttataataaatgaaaaatttctgcccctggtaggatttgaactcccgacctttcgttttaaaggtaggcgctcttaccactgcgccACAGAGGGGGTACGAACTTGTTGTTATATAAAATTcgtaaatattgtttaaaaatgaatGCAACTAGTTTCATACATAATACATGATAaaagttttttctaaaatataatgtagtatgtagtttataatcttgAATCcacaatttatttatatttggaattcactttgattttttaaGCTAATCATACTCAATTTTTTAATTTCACGATTTCATTGACGCAACACTGAGACCAGTGCTTTAAATCGTATAATTAGTAAGATCCGCTTAAAGTATTAAAATTACTTTCGCAATGTCTTTATAATCCCTGAAGATAATGCCAACAGTGCGAAACGTCCGAAACAAAAACCATTGTACCGAATTCTCCGAAAAGTGGCATTGCTAATGATACGCATACATTATTTCACAATAATCTGAGCTCTTAATCATTCACGCTCAAGATCTTTATCATCGTTTATTCCACCTTCACACTGATCTTCCAATTCATCATTTCTCCGCGCCTGATGCATGTTATGTATTGTATAATGTTAGTCTTAGCGTGTGCTCAGGTGGGGACTCACGTTACCACTGATGGGAGACACCAGACAAATCTCCAGTAACCAGCTCGAAGCCATCCGCTTAACACCGCATTCGAGTTGAGCTCTTCACATTGATCGCGACGTATTCTCAACGAGAGATATAAACTCGCGATCACAATACAAACTCGTTTATTTAACCGGGCCTTAAAAGAGACTTCAACAGTAGATAACAACAGAAACccttttatttataaataagatttATAATAAGAAATATTGATAGCTTTTAGGGTTATACTACTAAAAATATTGTGATTAAAAGGACAGTGACTAGCTAGTGTTATAAAAAATGGACTCGTTACTTCAGTACAGCAGTCTTACGGAAAGGCTTAGCTCGCAGTTACCAGAGCTAGCCTTTCCAGACGATAATAACAATAACGATGATTTCGAAAGTAGTGTTCCTGCGAAAGAAGATAAGTACTCTCTTCGGCCGAGATCAATGCGAAGAATGACAGAATCTGCTAAAGAATCTCTCGGAGAAATCACGCACCGGCAAAGTAAACCCCACAAGCCGAAACAGAAAGCAGCACCTTTGAGTAAATATAGACGAAAAACTGCAAATGCCAGGGAGAGGAATAGAATGAGGGAGATCAATACAGCTTTCGAAACGTTGAGAAGAATCATCCCCCATATGCAAGCTACTCATATGCCGGGAACTAACGAGAAGCTAACAAAAATCACCACCTTGAGGCTAGCTATGAAATACATTTCGACACTGAGTGCTGCTTTGAATGGATCAACGGAATTGGAGTCACTTTCAGACTATAGTGATTTCGATTGTCTCTTCTTGGAGTCAGATGGAGAATCAATATCAGATCATTCAGGATCGTTGCTTACGTCTCCAGATTTTCCAGAACCTTCTTTATCACCTGTAGATTTTAGCGATCCTTCTTTACCTGCGCTTCTGCATACAGACTTTACCGAGCATTCACTGGAGCATggcgattttagtgattttttgtTAACGTAACCCCAAGTGAGTCCTATTATTTCTATTGTATAGATAGGTAAGATTGATTTTATCACTTCCttatttttaacaaagttttaAACGAATTTCTAGACCAATTGATAAtataagatattaaaaatatttcttaaaatcaatttttttattttaatgttacTGGAAAGTTTATGAAAGTATTTCAATACGTTATTTATTTGAGGACGTAATTAACTACAGAAAAAACTTAATTTGCAATTTAAGTATGAAAACTTGAAAATTCTGTTCTGCAAACGGAAAGCGATTTCTAATAATAATTTGATGCAAAGTTAAACTATTAAATGTAATATCAATTAGAGGGAtctttttaaataatatctaaaatgGTATGCAGCTCATTGAAATAAGATTTCACTCGGAATTGCGAATACAGGTAACtgatttttttagttattatattatatattacctATAAAAAGAAAGCCTTCAGAACATATTTCAGTGTATTTTTTGAGgtattaacaatttagtgtaaaaatgccattttttcgattatttgccTATTATTCCAAAGCTTAACATTTTTGAGGTAAAATtacaaaactttattttttaaacataaaaacgGTTTAAAATGACGATGTCTCAAAGTTGTAaaattaatttgttgcttcgaaaagtACAAAATAAGGCAAAATCTTTAATTCTCCTATAACTGTCGTAAAAAGCAACCTAGATATTTGTTACTGTTACCCCAAGGCTGGGTAGATATTGTCTTCCCTAACAATGCCTCAAAATTTTATATCAATCCAATAATTTTATAGGTTGTAAGTCATCTACTAATTACATCTACGGTACAAATTacacaaagaaaaaaaattgatacCTACATCTAGGGCTGTAATAtcattttcaaacaattttttaactACACATTGCTATGGTCCAAGTCTGGCCAATTTTTTCTTTGTTTGAGAAGAAACACATAAGTAACCTATAAAATCAGACTATTGAATCTGCTCACAATTTTCCAGaatagcttttttattttttgagaacgatttccgaagtggaaaacGAAACGTCAATATTAGGCTCAACATAACTGTAACTTAATTCCATAAAAACGTAATAATTCTTATTACTTTTCTATGATCTGTAGTGATAAAACCTTTTCTAACTCCTGCCTGTTCCTGGGCTGAGAGCTATCCAGTTTGTTTATTAGTCGTTAAGTAATTATTATCTTCAGAAACATCCTATACCAAGACTGATAAAAGTTTAATGTGTTTATATACTAGAATCACAATAATGCACTAGAGATAAACAAACAAGGGGACGTTAAAGATCACTGcggaatcatgatttacaatgtatacatttTTTAACTCCTTATTTGggatataaaatatatattatgcaATGTAAGCCACGATTCAGTAGTGCTCCTAGTAACATTCAACGTCTcttggcttgtttatttctagtgcatctctattgtgattttagtatagttttctaatttatatttatttgtacCTACTATTGGTACTGTAATGATCACTTATAAATACTGACCTATACTGTATTCGGTTTTAATTAACTACCTACCTGGTTTTTAATATAAATCGAGTATCAaatgaaaatattcaaaaaaatacAAGAACAAGAACGAGTTAAGCAAAATAGCTAAAAACCTTTTGATATATTAAACGGGAATATCCTCTTTTAGCTTAAAAATATATGATTGGCGTAAGTAGATAGGTTTTTGGACTTTTGTTCCTCAACTGTCTAACCTAAATAATGAATATCttgaaattttccaatttttctaatttattatCATTTAATGGTTGGTTTGCGTAAGGCCCCTATTCCAAATAAAATGTTCTTCAAAGGAAAAGAAAAATCGACTTCCTGAGAACTCTTTTCTTTGTCatctaatttaaatttaaaatagatGACGTCTATTATTGATAAGTTAAATCTAGTCtgtaatttttttaatgatacccaactttttatttatttatttttattcatttttgtcTTGTTGTTTATTTGTTTTAAGTAAAGTAAATGCAAATTTTTTATCAACTATTGTTCGTTAAAGGACTATCCACAATAAAAGCCATAAAATACAGTTTTTTCCTTCTTTGTGATGACTGCGGGAACTGAACCCATTTACTAAAAGAAATCAATTTcagaaacataaatttttatttagaGATAATAGAAAAAACAACTCTGAATAACTCAGGGAATTTTTCCCATTTGGTAGATGTTTTTTCAGGAAGTCATTTTATCCTCTTTTTTTCTGTATCTTTATcaccttttttttttctcattggTTCATGTTGtgtgttatatttttataaattctggttatcatttctttttttatttatactttCCATATTTATCCTTTTGCTATTAcgtttcctttttttatttcttttctttctgttattctgaagctattttcttgtggcatttttataattactagttttgatgggaaataagtcaaatttaaatgattttattaacgtttcgacgtcaaaatcggatgccgttctcaaaatacaaaaaaatattaatgaattgaacaaaaatgttgatgcttagtaaaaaattcggcAAGTGAACTAGAACTTGTAAACAAGGAAaaaccaaatatttgataaaaccCTCAAAATGTTCAATAgagaattaaaattaacaactacAGATTTGAACAAGTCAAAGGAATCACATATCTGGAATCGATAGTCAACACAACAAATACGACAAGCAACGAAGTAGAAGTATAAAAGTCGCATAACCGCAAGGAACAGTACTctccattgtcttcagaaagatCTGAAAAATACACATCTGCACAACACAGACGAACAAAAAACGTTCAGTAAAGCTTAACATTTACAAGACCTTCATAAATCGATTGGGATATATAGTGCTGAAATACGGACTTAATCCCAAAACGACGAGAGACTGTAAAATTTTGGGACTGTCAATAAAAATGAGCTATGACGCCGATGGTAAAGCTTTGTATTATACCAGGCAAACACAGATCCAGATATTgtaaaatcaaataaaataaagaggcttggacacattgctaggataTAAGATAATGAGTACACAAAGAAATTCACATTCACAAACCCAAAGGTCAGAAAAAGTAGAGAAAAAACGCGTAGAATATGAAttgatgatgtagaagaagacctTAATATTCTAAGGGTAAGATGAAATGAATATTCTAGGAATCAACGGCGACTGGCGACTCTTCTGCGAGCAAGCCAATATCCAGAAGAAATTACAGATACTATTCTGATGATGATGATTCACATCAAAAATACTTGGTTGGCACCTTcgccaaaaaccatgtttttatAATTACCTTCGATATAAAGTTCTTGTAAATTTTCCAGTTGATAAGGGCTTCAGTTCTTAAGATTCATAGTATTATTGTTGCAAAGCTACATTCTGGGTAGTGATCACTGAGAAATGTTCGAGAAAACCCATAATTCCGCGGGTTCGAACTACTTAAGCTCCAAGAGTACTTTTCATAGTCGGCAGGTTGTACTCACCGTTTTTATTGTCCCTTTTAGCCTGGAATGTTATCCCTAGTATGATAAACTAAATTTATTTTCCAATTTCGGCATTCTCTAACCCTCGTAAGTTACTTACGTCTTAAATCCTCAAAATTATTCAATTACTACAGtaagatttcaaaaataaaacttGTTATTATATCCCTTACCCTTTCTTCACATATCTATTTGTTTTTTTGGTGttttctttagttttttgtttcttttatatAACCATTTATACTTGTTCTTTTTTCCTCATTTTCTCTATCACCctatgtgcagtcactcgagcgctttggggaactattgggttgtgaagagtaggtcctaaaaccaaaaaaagttaagtaaagttttccattttagtggagacttgtccatttttagtttaattttccatttcaaataatcgttttttagattatagcgccatctatccataattctaaaaaaatctcaaataaaattacttacttttacgtagggaatccaaatctgcaataaaaaatgggggctctcattaaagattttaaagtacctccccaccccacctctgtgggtttcgtgtttggtgccattcgatagatttctcaaaaatattcgaaaacgtgttttttaaaatttttcgatctaatgttcatttctcgaaatatcgcgggattcgtatttaaaatattaaatttacccccacccctctccgtaagaagtcgtgtttggtatcattccatagatttttgaaaaatattgactaggtattttttagttttttgatctgtcattcatttcgcgaaatattggtTTTTTCCTTGTGAAAATTTGGTACTCACCCATTTCCTTCCGCCGCACTCAAAtggtcagattttttaaatatacactgttttgcatgttcTTAACTTACTTTATCGTTATACAGTTTTAAgttatacactgttttgcatgttcTTAACTTACTTTATCGtaatctgacaattttgagtttttctaagggtagattttttttcggcctcccttaacgaactcccctgcattaagagccaatatatggtagaggtacattttcagcgtacaaggtttctccccatgtaataatctgacgcgctcgagtaactgcaaaaatccccgcttgggctcctctaCCATTATATCATTAAGGGTAAACTGGGATTTTGCTAAAATATTACTATTTAGCAGGACCGATTCGCATGTACCGCAACTTGGTGCTAGAAATGTTAGTTGCTTACCACTTAATGGATTACTTTTCATCGACGATTCGTAATGCTCAGCATTAGCAAAACAAATTTAAGTCTAATAATAAATACATTTAATTATAGAATTTTAAACAGAAATATTGTTAGAAATCGCTtttttatcttttaatttttaaaagtaaaatGATAGTGTACAGTGTACATGATAAatcaatggaataataattaaTGATCTATTTTTGGTTCTAGTGTTGTATACTatgtaccaaaaatattttgaaaaaaccgtcttagttaataaaatattgtaaatttaATAATTACTTAAATATGCGTAATACAAACGAAGCGATATAGAATGTGATGtaggatataattataaatacTCTTTATTTAAGGAAGTGACAAAATTAACATTTCTTCGATAAATCTCGATGTAAATAAGATTTCTTTATTTAGAGAACACATAACtataaaagttattatttaaaagATAAATAATACAGGTTGTTGTAGGTGTTGATCCAATCTCGTAGCATAAAAAAAGTTTGTGtcatagatatttataaaaaaatttgattCACTGTTAATTTCTGAAATAATATTAGAATTCTGTAAACTTAAGAGTAGTTATTTTGAACGGAAGTTATATTTAATCATACATAGCGAattctaaaaaaatattaataacttcacttgtatttgtTGACTTCTGATAATCGTAGAATAGTAGTTATAAACGGAAGAGATTTGTAAGCCCACACGTTCAGGTGTTAAATGAATCATAATCAATTCAAAACATAAACGCAAGGTCGCTTAAGTTTTCTTACTGTATATAGTCACATTTTTAAGGTACTCATTTACATATTTAACCATTTTCTATGAATTAATGCAATACTTCTGTTTCAATATCTGTcattataaaataattgttgtTGTAACGGGCTCTTTGAACCCAAAAGTGAATATATTACCTATAATATTTAGACAAACTCATACataagtaaaaacttcaagttgtatactggtataaaatggtttattaaaaaacttcataaaaagcCGTGCAAAACGTTTGCGTTCTAAtgcagaacatcttcagtgcctagaatgaagtatttgcAAGTTAGTTGAAggcaaaaaagttaaaattgtgactgttaattaGA from Diabrotica virgifera virgifera chromosome 3, PGI_DIABVI_V3a harbors:
- the LOC114342781 gene encoding helix-loop-helix protein delilah-like → MDSLLQYSSLTERLSSQLPELAFPDDNNNNDDFESSVPAKEDKYSLRPRSMRRMTESAKESLGEITHRQSKPHKPKQKAAPLSKYRRKTANARERNRMREINTAFETLRRIIPHMQATHMPGTNEKLTKITTLRLAMKYISTLSAALNGSTELESLSDYSDFDCLFLESDGESISDHSGSLLTSPDFPEPSLSPVDFSDPSLPALLHTDFTEHSLEHGDFSDFLLT